The proteins below are encoded in one region of Thioalkalivibrio sp. K90mix:
- a CDS encoding thioredoxin domain-containing protein, with protein MNRLAGASSPYLLQHADNPVDWYPWGEDALERARREDKPILLSIGYSACHWCHVMAHESFEDPATAEVMNRRFINIKVDREERPDLDRIYQNAHMLLSQRPGGWPLTVFLTPDQVPFFAGTYFPSTPRHGLPSFVDLMNRVADFLAEHPDEIQRQNESLQQALARIYRPAGGAIPAIGVLDKARAELAQTFDDQFGGFGDAPKFPHPASLEWLAWHAARHNDAEAERMLERTLAAMAAGGIFDQVGGGFCRYSVDARWMIPHFEKMLYDNGPLLGLYAERAAAGDDRARRVAEQTVAWLEREMRDPSGAFYSSLDADSEGEEGRFYVWDPEMVEGLLPEDEWVVASRVWGLNGPANFEGRWHLHEVAPIATVADALGIDESEAETRLGRARERLLAAREQRVRPHRDDKILGAWNALMINGLARAARALERHDWLGLARAAMRAVRERLWHDGRLFASFREGATSELPRAYLDDHALLLEATLALLEVEWDGDLLGWATTLAEALLADFEDTEHGGFFYTARDHEALIQRPKVYADDAMAAGNGIAAQALQKLGYLLAEPRYLEAAERTLANAGPMIEQAPLGHMSLLVALDMHQQPPPLVVLRGAADELAPWQQRLRAHDAPMWVFAIPAQADDLPPALAEKAAPETGVRAYLCRGLHCEVPVTDPAALEGVLAAG; from the coding sequence ATGAATCGACTGGCCGGAGCCAGCAGCCCGTATCTGCTACAGCATGCCGACAACCCCGTGGACTGGTATCCGTGGGGCGAGGACGCGCTGGAACGCGCCCGCCGCGAGGACAAGCCGATCTTGCTGTCGATCGGCTACTCGGCCTGCCACTGGTGCCATGTGATGGCGCATGAATCGTTCGAGGACCCGGCCACCGCCGAGGTGATGAACCGTCGCTTCATCAATATCAAGGTGGACCGCGAGGAACGTCCCGACCTCGACCGCATCTACCAGAATGCCCACATGCTGCTGTCGCAGCGCCCGGGTGGCTGGCCGCTGACGGTGTTCCTGACACCCGACCAGGTGCCGTTCTTTGCCGGCACGTACTTTCCGAGCACCCCGCGTCACGGGCTGCCGTCGTTCGTCGACCTGATGAATCGCGTGGCCGATTTTCTCGCCGAGCACCCGGACGAGATCCAGCGCCAGAACGAGTCGCTGCAGCAGGCATTGGCGCGCATTTATCGACCGGCAGGCGGGGCGATCCCGGCGATCGGGGTGCTGGACAAGGCGCGGGCCGAGCTGGCCCAGACCTTCGACGATCAGTTCGGTGGCTTTGGCGATGCACCCAAGTTCCCGCACCCGGCGAGCCTGGAATGGCTGGCCTGGCACGCGGCGCGCCACAATGATGCCGAGGCCGAGCGCATGCTCGAGCGGACGCTCGCGGCGATGGCCGCAGGCGGGATCTTCGACCAGGTGGGCGGCGGCTTCTGCCGCTACTCGGTGGATGCGCGCTGGATGATCCCGCACTTCGAGAAGATGCTCTACGACAACGGGCCGCTGCTGGGCCTGTATGCCGAGCGCGCGGCCGCCGGCGACGACCGTGCCCGGCGTGTGGCCGAACAGACGGTCGCCTGGCTGGAGCGCGAGATGCGCGACCCCTCCGGCGCCTTCTACTCCAGCCTCGATGCCGATTCCGAGGGCGAGGAGGGCCGCTTCTACGTCTGGGATCCGGAGATGGTCGAGGGCCTGCTGCCGGAGGACGAGTGGGTGGTCGCCAGCCGGGTCTGGGGGCTGAACGGCCCGGCCAATTTCGAGGGTCGCTGGCACCTGCACGAGGTGGCCCCGATCGCGACCGTGGCCGATGCCCTGGGTATCGACGAGTCCGAGGCGGAAACGCGCCTGGGACGTGCCCGCGAGCGCCTGCTGGCCGCCCGCGAGCAGCGCGTGCGGCCGCATCGCGACGACAAGATCCTGGGGGCCTGGAACGCGCTGATGATCAACGGGCTCGCCCGCGCGGCGCGTGCGCTCGAACGGCACGATTGGCTGGGACTCGCGCGCGCGGCGATGCGCGCGGTGCGTGAACGGCTCTGGCACGACGGCCGGCTGTTTGCCAGCTTCCGCGAGGGCGCCACCAGCGAACTGCCGCGCGCCTATCTGGACGACCACGCCCTGTTGCTGGAGGCCACGCTGGCACTACTGGAGGTCGAGTGGGATGGCGACCTGCTGGGCTGGGCCACGACCCTGGCAGAGGCCCTGCTGGCCGACTTCGAGGATACCGAACACGGTGGCTTCTTCTATACCGCGCGCGATCACGAGGCGCTGATCCAGCGGCCCAAGGTCTACGCCGACGATGCGATGGCCGCCGGTAATGGCATTGCCGCGCAGGCCCTGCAGAAACTGGGCTACCTGCTCGCCGAGCCGCGCTATCTGGAGGCCGCCGAGCGCACGCTGGCCAACGCCGGGCCGATGATCGAACAGGCCCCGTTGGGCCACATGAGCCTGCTGGTCGCACTGGACATGCACCAGCAGCCGCCGCCGCTGGTCGTGCTGCGCGGAGCGGCTGACGAACTTGCTCCGTGGCAGCAACGGCTGCGCGCGCATGATGCTCCGATGTGGGTCTTCGCGATTCCGGCGCAGGCGGACGATCTGCCTCCCGCGCTGGCGGAGAAGGCCGCCCCGGAGACGGGTGTGCGCGCCTATCTCTGCCGCGGCCTGCACTGCGAAGTGCCCGTGACCGACCCCGCTGCCCTGGAAGGTGTGCTCGCCGCGGGTTGA
- a CDS encoding thymidylate synthase, with product MQQYLDLVRHIRAHGIDRPDRTGTGTRSVFGYQMRFDLAAGFPLVTTKRTHLRSVIHELLWFIRGETNIGYLKEHKVRIWDEWATEGGDLGPIYGAQWRNWAGHDQLAELVSNLKNRPYSRRHIISAWNVADLPDESISPQENANAGRMALAPCHTLFQFYVADGRLSCQLYQRSADVFLGVPFNIASYALFTHMLAQVADLEPGDFVHTFGDAHLYHNHEQQVDELLGREPLPLPTLHLNPEVTDLFAFTFDDIEVRDYQSHPPIKAPVAI from the coding sequence ATGCAGCAATACCTTGATCTCGTCCGCCACATCCGCGCGCACGGCATCGACCGTCCGGACCGTACTGGCACGGGCACGCGTTCGGTGTTCGGTTACCAGATGCGCTTCGACCTGGCCGCGGGCTTTCCGCTGGTCACCACCAAACGCACGCACCTGCGCTCGGTGATCCACGAACTGCTGTGGTTCATCCGCGGCGAAACGAACATCGGCTATCTCAAGGAGCACAAGGTTCGCATCTGGGACGAGTGGGCGACCGAGGGCGGGGACCTCGGCCCGATCTACGGGGCGCAGTGGCGCAACTGGGCCGGGCACGACCAGCTGGCCGAACTGGTGAGCAACCTGAAGAACCGTCCCTACTCCCGGCGCCACATCATCAGCGCCTGGAACGTGGCCGATCTGCCGGACGAGTCCATCTCGCCGCAGGAGAACGCGAACGCCGGGCGCATGGCGCTGGCGCCCTGCCACACCCTGTTCCAGTTCTACGTCGCCGACGGCCGCCTGTCCTGCCAGCTCTACCAGCGCAGCGCCGATGTCTTCCTCGGCGTGCCGTTCAACATCGCCAGCTATGCCCTGTTCACGCACATGCTGGCGCAGGTGGCCGACCTGGAACCGGGCGACTTCGTGCACACCTTCGGCGATGCCCACCTGTATCACAATCACGAACAGCAGGTGGACGAACTGCTGGGCCGCGAGCCCCTGCCACTGCCCACCCTGCACCTGAATCCCGAGGTCACGGACCTGTTCGCCTTCACCTTCGACGACATCGAGGTGCGTGACTACCAGTCGCACCCGCCAATCAAGGCGCCGGTGGCGATCTGA
- the lgt gene encoding prolipoprotein diacylglyceryl transferase, with amino-acid sequence MQPIFHPQATMPTHPFIDPVALSLGPLTLYWYGLMYLIGFVAFWALGAWRARAQGWAPLQPVQVGDLLFWGAIGVIIGGRLGYALFYNLDATLADPVSLFRVWEGGMAFHGGLVGVLVTSWLYARRLGVGFFRLTDFVAPLVPIGLGAGRIGNWINGELWGKPTDLPWAMIFPAADYVPRHPSQLYQAFLEGLVLFVVLWIVSRHPRRTGLVSGLFLTLYGSFRFLVEFVRVPDAHIGYLAFDWLTLGQVLSLPVILFGIGLIVWSRKNAVPESRPATENP; translated from the coding sequence GTGCAGCCGATTTTCCATCCGCAAGCGACCATGCCCACGCACCCGTTTATCGATCCGGTCGCCCTGTCGCTGGGGCCACTAACCCTGTACTGGTACGGGCTGATGTACCTGATCGGCTTCGTGGCCTTCTGGGCGCTGGGGGCCTGGCGTGCGCGCGCACAGGGCTGGGCGCCCCTGCAACCAGTACAGGTGGGCGACCTCCTGTTCTGGGGCGCGATCGGCGTGATCATCGGCGGACGTCTGGGCTATGCCCTGTTCTACAACCTGGATGCCACACTCGCCGACCCGGTCAGCCTGTTCCGCGTCTGGGAGGGTGGCATGGCCTTCCACGGCGGTCTGGTCGGGGTGCTTGTAACCTCCTGGCTCTATGCACGCCGGCTCGGCGTGGGCTTCTTCCGCCTGACGGACTTTGTCGCCCCGCTGGTACCGATTGGCCTGGGCGCGGGGCGTATCGGGAACTGGATCAACGGGGAGCTGTGGGGCAAGCCCACCGACCTGCCCTGGGCGATGATCTTCCCGGCTGCGGACTACGTGCCGCGCCACCCGTCACAGCTTTACCAGGCGTTCCTCGAGGGGCTGGTGCTGTTCGTGGTGCTATGGATCGTCTCGCGTCACCCGCGCCGTACGGGGCTGGTTTCCGGGCTGTTCCTGACGCTCTACGGCAGCTTCCGCTTCCTGGTCGAGTTCGTGCGTGTGCCGGATGCGCATATCGGCTATCTGGCCTTCGACTGGCTGACGCTCGGCCAGGTACTGAGCCTGCCGGTCATCCTGTTCGGGATCGGCCTGATCGTCTGGTCGCGCAAGAACGCCGTGCCGGAATCCCGCCCGGCTACCGAGAACCCCTGA
- a CDS encoding dihydrofolate reductase, giving the protein MATPEIHLIVALDPNHVIGRDNDLPWHLPKDLQHFKRVTDGHPMIMGRRTFESIGRPLPKRRNLVLTRQADWRADGVEVYPDLDSALASIPQGPAFVIGGAGLFAEALPRASVLHLTRVHEPHAGDTWFPAINPDDWDCVWSERHEPDDRHACAFTFERLERR; this is encoded by the coding sequence ATGGCGACTCCCGAGATTCACCTGATCGTCGCGCTGGACCCGAACCATGTGATCGGGCGCGACAACGACCTGCCCTGGCACCTGCCGAAGGACCTGCAGCACTTCAAGCGTGTCACCGACGGGCACCCGATGATCATGGGTCGGCGCACGTTCGAGTCCATTGGCCGCCCCCTGCCGAAACGCCGCAACCTGGTGCTCACGCGCCAGGCGGACTGGCGGGCGGATGGAGTGGAGGTCTATCCGGATCTCGATAGCGCCCTCGCCTCCATCCCGCAGGGCCCGGCCTTCGTGATCGGCGGTGCCGGGCTGTTCGCCGAGGCCCTGCCCCGAGCCTCGGTGCTGCACCTGACCCGCGTGCACGAACCCCATGCCGGGGACACCTGGTTCCCGGCCATCAACCCCGATGACTGGGACTGCGTCTGGTCCGAACGCCACGAACCCGACGACCGCCACGCCTGCGCCTTTACCTTCGAACGCCTGGAGCGCCGCTAA